A single genomic interval of Lewinellaceae bacterium harbors:
- a CDS encoding phosphatase PAP2 family protein, with the protein MNMVKDTQSLKPVEVVFLTYLLGSALIILVFRTQLDVWIDQIVVRALALFLVIGYTLMRQSRFISFFRIFTPFFFLSYFYAESALFHKLVFSDLLDQYFAGLDQYLFGWQPSIEFSKHFSATLFSELMFFGYFSYYVLIIGLPVYIYWVINKEIGERFAFIIVNSLLIYYVIFSLFPVAGPQFYFNNDLIQVPAGYVFEPVIRLIQGMAERPTGAFPSSHVSICLMLVWGCMKYARKWIYLVVPTAVLLILSTVYIGAHYVVDVLGGILFTPVIYWFSGWLYDLLSRHHFKLTK; encoded by the coding sequence ATGAATATGGTTAAGGATACGCAGTCGCTCAAGCCGGTCGAAGTTGTATTTTTGACTTATCTGCTGGGTTCAGCATTGATCATTCTGGTCTTTCGTACCCAACTGGATGTCTGGATTGATCAGATTGTCGTTAGGGCGCTGGCTCTGTTTCTGGTTATTGGGTACACCCTGATGAGGCAAAGCAGGTTTATTTCATTTTTTAGAATATTCACCCCATTTTTTTTCTTATCCTATTTTTATGCTGAATCGGCATTATTCCATAAGCTGGTATTTTCCGATTTATTGGATCAATATTTTGCAGGATTGGATCAATATCTTTTTGGATGGCAACCTTCTATTGAGTTTTCAAAACATTTCAGTGCTACCTTGTTTTCGGAACTTATGTTTTTCGGTTACTTTTCATACTATGTGTTGATCATTGGATTACCGGTCTACATTTATTGGGTCATTAATAAAGAGATTGGTGAACGTTTTGCTTTTATTATTGTCAATTCGCTTTTGATTTATTACGTCATCTTTTCGCTCTTTCCAGTAGCTGGCCCTCAGTTTTATTTCAATAATGATTTGATTCAGGTGCCGGCGGGATATGTTTTTGAGCCTGTGATCCGGCTGATCCAGGGTATGGCGGAGCGTCCTACCGGGGCGTTCCCCAGTTCTCATGTAAGCATCTGCCTGATGCTGGTTTGGGGGTGTATGAAATATGCCAGGAAATGGATTTATTTGGTGGTGCCAACGGCAGTGTTGCTTATCTTATCGACCGTTTACATCGGGGCTCATTATGTGGTAGATGTTCTGGGAGGTATTTTATTCACACCGGTTATATACTGGTTTTCAGGCTGGCTATATGACTTGCTTTCAAGACACCACTTTAAACTTACGAAATAA
- a CDS encoding DUF1059 domain-containing protein, whose translation MKRMTCRQLGGACDQEFFADTFEEMAKQSQAHGKEMFQKQDMAHLQAMQTMQKMMQSQDDFQNWFRSKQHEFDALVDIIN comes from the coding sequence ATGAAACGAATGACTTGCCGGCAATTGGGTGGCGCCTGTGATCAGGAATTTTTTGCCGATACCTTTGAAGAAATGGCTAAACAAAGCCAGGCTCACGGAAAAGAAATGTTCCAAAAACAAGATATGGCTCATTTACAGGCCATGCAGACCATGCAGAAGATGATGCAGTCCCAAGATGATTTTCAGAATTGGTTTCGGTCGAAGCAGCATGAGTTTGATGCGCTGGTAGATATAATCAATTGA
- a CDS encoding tagaturonate reductase, with the protein MLKQLNRTTIQAPVPAERILQFGGGNFVRCFIGWIVQRYNLQVARPMGVVVVKTTDRGDYREWQEQDGLYHVRIRGFENGAPVEYTERIDCVTRIIHVYQAWDEFLATAELPGIRYIVSNTTESGIRLSSDDRFDDQPPHEFPAKLTRWLYHRYLHFNGAASAGCIFLPCELLEANGDALRYAVLDQADAWRLDRNFIRWIKDSNVFCNTLVDRIVPGIQKDRLPSVWQSLGYKDVMVTEGEPYHLWAIEAPEWVRQELPLDQTGLNVVYTDDLQPYRKQKIRILNGAHTTLVPVAFLAGLETVRETIEHPVLGAYVQKALFEEIIPSMSGPADPLERYADTILDRFRNPSINHRLLSISLNSVSKFQVRVLPSLLDYYAVTGRLPERLVFAFACLIRFYRGKWQGRTIPLVDGDEVLKFMHLVWDDCDDCAEDVHLLTEQVLAKSNWWGRDLRKVNGLAFNVANHLMCIEKSGIEKCLP; encoded by the coding sequence ATTCTCAAACAATTGAACAGGACCACCATTCAGGCACCCGTGCCTGCAGAACGCATCCTGCAGTTCGGTGGTGGTAATTTTGTGCGTTGTTTCATTGGTTGGATCGTGCAGCGCTATAATCTGCAGGTGGCCAGGCCGATGGGAGTTGTAGTGGTGAAAACAACCGACCGGGGAGATTACCGGGAATGGCAGGAGCAGGACGGACTCTACCATGTGCGTATCAGGGGATTTGAAAATGGCGCTCCGGTGGAATATACCGAACGCATCGATTGTGTCACCCGGATCATCCATGTGTACCAGGCCTGGGATGAATTTCTGGCAACAGCCGAATTGCCGGGCATCCGCTACATTGTATCCAACACCACCGAAAGTGGTATCCGGTTAAGCAGTGACGATCGTTTTGATGACCAACCTCCGCATGAGTTTCCGGCAAAACTGACCCGGTGGCTATATCATCGTTATCTGCATTTCAACGGAGCCGCGTCGGCAGGATGCATTTTTCTGCCCTGTGAATTATTGGAGGCCAATGGAGACGCCCTGCGTTATGCCGTTCTGGATCAGGCTGACGCCTGGCGGTTGGACCGGAACTTCATCAGGTGGATCAAGGATTCCAATGTATTTTGCAATACCCTCGTAGACCGGATCGTGCCGGGAATACAGAAGGACCGGCTGCCTTCCGTATGGCAAAGTCTCGGTTATAAAGATGTCATGGTTACCGAAGGAGAGCCTTACCATTTGTGGGCCATTGAAGCACCGGAATGGGTTCGCCAGGAATTGCCCCTGGATCAAACCGGACTCAACGTGGTCTATACAGATGATTTGCAGCCTTACCGGAAACAGAAAATAAGGATTCTGAACGGGGCGCATACTACGCTGGTTCCGGTAGCCTTTTTGGCAGGTCTTGAGACCGTACGGGAAACGATTGAGCATCCGGTTCTGGGTGCTTATGTGCAAAAAGCACTTTTTGAGGAGATCATACCTTCGATGAGTGGCCCTGCGGATCCATTGGAGCGCTATGCAGACACGATATTGGATCGATTTCGCAATCCCTCCATCAATCATCGGCTTTTGAGCATTTCTCTCAACTCGGTTTCTAAGTTTCAGGTTCGCGTACTTCCTTCGCTTCTCGACTATTATGCGGTCACTGGCCGGTTGCCGGAAAGGTTGGTGTTTGCGTTCGCATGCCTGATCCGTTTTTACCGGGGTAAATGGCAGGGAAGAACTATTCCATTGGTAGACGGAGATGAAGTATTAAAATTTATGCATTTGGTGTGGGATGATTGTGACGATTGCGCCGAGGATGTTCATTTGCTGACGGAGCAGGTTTTGGCGAAATCCAATTGGTGGGGCAGGGACCTGCGTAAGGTGAATGGACTTGCATTTAATGTCGCCAATCACCTGATGTGCATAGAAAAATCCGGAATAGAAAAATGCCTGCCCTGA
- a CDS encoding altronate dehydratase, with the protein MNSPILKVHPQDNVIVALQDLKAGDSVTLLGDTFQVTEDVPAKHKFAERTFAAGDSIIMYGVLVGKALSGIPAGTRISRQNISHDSGDYTVGERKLSWTVPDITDFAEKTFQGFHRKDGKVGTRNYWLVIPLVFCENRNVKVIREAMLSQLGYVSGKEFSVDINPLVQLYRTGATADTILQTPVIREAEDLARQRLFPQVDGIKFLIHEGGCGGTRQDAEALTRLLAGYVANANVAGATVLSLGCQNAQYQLMEQALQEFAPELGKPVYMLEQQKSLSERDFIAEAVKHTFVGLMEANKCQRQPAPLSKLTLGLECGGSDGFSGISANPALGYASDLLVALGATTVLSEFPELNGVEQELINRCVDDRTAHKFEDIMRAYSSRAKAVGSGFDMNPSPGNIRDGLITDAMKSAGAAKKGGTSPVTDVLDYTEQIYKPGLNLLCTPGNDVESTTAMVGSGATIIVFTTGLGTPTGNPIAPTVKMASNTVLANRMADIIDVNAGTIISGEDTIESKGRELLEYIIKVASGDAIPHAERLGQDDFIPWKRGVSL; encoded by the coding sequence GTGAATAGTCCGATATTAAAAGTGCACCCCCAGGATAATGTGATTGTAGCCTTGCAGGACCTGAAAGCCGGGGATAGTGTTACGCTGCTTGGAGATACTTTTCAGGTGACGGAGGATGTCCCTGCAAAGCATAAATTTGCGGAGCGCACCTTTGCGGCCGGTGACTCCATTATAATGTACGGTGTACTGGTGGGCAAAGCCCTGTCCGGCATTCCGGCGGGAACGCGCATCAGCCGTCAGAATATCTCCCACGACTCCGGAGATTACACAGTTGGGGAAAGAAAACTGAGCTGGACAGTACCGGATATCACCGATTTTGCGGAGAAGACATTTCAGGGATTCCACCGAAAGGATGGCAAGGTGGGGACCCGGAATTACTGGCTGGTCATACCGTTGGTTTTTTGCGAGAACCGCAATGTCAAGGTGATTCGTGAGGCGATGCTGAGCCAGCTGGGTTATGTCAGCGGCAAGGAGTTTTCTGTGGACATCAATCCATTGGTACAACTCTATCGCACTGGGGCTACTGCAGATACCATCTTACAAACGCCCGTCATCCGGGAAGCCGAAGATCTGGCTCGTCAGCGCCTGTTTCCACAAGTGGATGGGATCAAGTTTCTAATCCATGAAGGAGGCTGTGGTGGCACGCGCCAGGATGCAGAAGCACTGACGAGATTGCTGGCAGGCTATGTGGCAAATGCCAACGTCGCTGGTGCTACCGTTCTCAGTCTTGGATGTCAGAATGCCCAGTACCAGCTCATGGAACAGGCACTGCAGGAATTTGCACCTGAATTAGGTAAGCCCGTGTATATGCTGGAGCAGCAAAAAAGCCTTTCCGAACGTGATTTTATTGCCGAAGCGGTTAAACACACCTTTGTGGGTTTGATGGAAGCGAATAAATGCCAGCGCCAACCTGCGCCTTTATCGAAATTGACACTGGGCCTGGAATGCGGTGGGTCAGATGGATTTTCCGGCATCTCAGCCAATCCGGCTTTGGGGTACGCTTCGGACCTGTTGGTTGCACTGGGAGCCACCACCGTTCTGTCAGAGTTCCCGGAACTTAACGGGGTAGAGCAGGAACTGATCAACCGGTGTGTGGATGACCGAACGGCGCATAAATTTGAAGATATTATGCGGGCCTATTCCAGCCGGGCAAAGGCTGTGGGTTCGGGATTTGATATGAATCCTTCGCCTGGCAATATTCGTGACGGTCTGATTACTGACGCCATGAAGTCTGCCGGAGCAGCCAAGAAGGGAGGCACATCACCGGTGACCGATGTATTGGATTATACCGAACAGATCTATAAACCCGGCCTGAACCTGTTGTGTACGCCGGGTAATGACGTTGAATCAACGACAGCCATGGTGGGATCTGGAGCCACGATCATCGTCTTTACCACCGGACTGGGAACCCCTACCGGGAACCCGATAGCGCCTACGGTAAAGATGGCCAGCAATACCGTCCTGGCTAACCGTATGGCGGACATTATTGATGTGAATGCGGGGACAATCATTTCCGGTGAAGATACCATTGAATCCAAAGGGAGGGAGCTTCTTGAATACATCATCAAAGTTGCGAGTGGAGATGCAATCCCCCACGCCGAGCGGTTGGGTCAGGATGATTTCATCCCCTGGAAACGAGGCGTTTCGCTTTAA
- a CDS encoding bifunctional 4-hydroxy-2-oxoglutarate aldolase/2-dehydro-3-deoxy-phosphogluconate aldolase: protein MARFTRLQVAQTMASNGMVPLYYHADVELGKEILKACYQGGARLLEFTNRGDYAHEVFGELNKYCAKELPEMILGVGSVTDAGTASLYLQLGANFVVTPVLREDIALVCNRKKVLWSPGCGSLTEICRAEELGCEIVKLFPGGTYGPEFVKAILGPQPWTSVMPTGGVAPTRESLKSWFDAGVTCVGMGSQLISGHVIKNRDFAGLEKNVREALDLIHELRK, encoded by the coding sequence ATGGCTCGTTTCACACGTTTACAAGTAGCGCAAACCATGGCCTCCAATGGCATGGTACCCCTCTATTACCATGCGGATGTGGAATTGGGGAAAGAGATTTTAAAAGCTTGCTACCAGGGAGGTGCACGTCTGCTGGAATTTACCAATCGCGGTGACTATGCCCATGAGGTGTTTGGCGAGCTCAATAAATACTGTGCTAAAGAATTACCGGAAATGATCCTTGGTGTCGGCTCGGTTACGGATGCAGGCACCGCTTCCCTGTATTTGCAGCTGGGAGCTAATTTTGTCGTCACGCCCGTATTGCGTGAGGATATTGCCCTCGTTTGCAACCGGAAAAAGGTTCTCTGGTCCCCGGGTTGCGGCTCTTTGACGGAGATTTGCCGGGCAGAAGAGCTGGGCTGTGAAATCGTCAAATTGTTTCCGGGCGGGACCTATGGACCTGAATTTGTTAAGGCTATTCTCGGCCCGCAACCATGGACCAGCGTTATGCCTACCGGTGGTGTAGCACCAACCCGTGAAAGTCTTAAATCCTGGTTCGATGCCGGGGTAACCTGCGTGGGTATGGGCTCCCAGCTGATCTCAGGTCATGTGATTAAAAATCGTGATTTTGCAGGTTTGGAAAAAAATGTGCGTGAAGCTCTGGATCTCATCCATGAGTTGCGTAAATAA
- a CDS encoding sugar kinase, which translates to MKKIVTFGEIMLRLTPPGFLRFSQAASFDVVYGGGESNVAVSLANYGLPVEFVSRIPSNEIGECAIMEMKKRSVGTQYILRGGERMGIYFLEMGAMARGSKVVYDRAHSGMASISKGMVDWDEVFRDAQWFHWTGITPAISQGAAEAMLEAIQAANRLGVTVSTDLNYRKNLWKYGKKSSEVMPELVAGCDVILGNEEDAEKHFGIHPEGVDVTKEDSMDALAYQSVCQQLMTRFPRCKKAIITLRGSISASHNTWTGVLYNGKELVTAPSYNITHMVDRVGGGDSFMGGLIYGLLTYPDDQQALNFAVAASCLKHSIYGDANLVTVAEVQQLMKGDASGRVSR; encoded by the coding sequence ATGAAGAAAATCGTCACCTTTGGTGAAATCATGTTACGCCTGACCCCACCGGGATTTTTGCGTTTTTCCCAGGCTGCATCCTTCGATGTCGTCTATGGCGGCGGTGAATCAAATGTTGCAGTATCCCTTGCCAACTATGGCCTGCCGGTTGAATTTGTGAGCCGTATTCCGTCTAATGAGATCGGGGAGTGCGCAATTATGGAAATGAAAAAACGCTCGGTAGGCACACAATATATTCTGAGAGGTGGTGAACGTATGGGTATCTATTTCCTGGAAATGGGAGCCATGGCCCGTGGAAGCAAGGTGGTCTACGATCGTGCGCACAGCGGCATGGCCTCGATTTCCAAAGGTATGGTGGACTGGGATGAGGTATTCAGGGATGCACAATGGTTCCACTGGACCGGGATCACCCCGGCGATATCACAGGGCGCCGCGGAAGCAATGCTGGAAGCCATACAAGCCGCCAACCGGCTGGGAGTGACGGTATCCACGGACCTCAATTACCGGAAAAACCTATGGAAGTACGGGAAGAAGTCATCCGAGGTTATGCCGGAGCTGGTAGCGGGATGTGATGTGATCCTGGGAAATGAAGAAGATGCGGAGAAGCACTTTGGCATCCATCCCGAAGGGGTTGATGTCACCAAAGAAGACTCCATGGATGCGCTGGCGTATCAGTCGGTGTGCCAGCAACTAATGACCCGGTTCCCGAGATGCAAGAAAGCCATCATTACCTTGCGCGGAAGCATTTCGGCATCGCACAATACCTGGACCGGCGTTTTATACAATGGAAAAGAGCTGGTGACCGCACCCAGTTATAACATCACCCATATGGTGGACCGGGTAGGCGGTGGTGACAGCTTCATGGGGGGGCTGATCTATGGATTACTAACCTATCCGGACGATCAGCAGGCTTTGAATTTTGCAGTTGCCGCTTCCTGTTTGAAGCACTCGATCTACGGTGATGCCAACCTGGTTACGGTAGCAGAAGTTCAGCAACTCATGAAAGGGGATGCCAGCGGGCGGGTATCGCGATGA
- the uxaC gene encoding glucuronate isomerase — MKPFLDEDFLLENQTAKVLYHDYAKEMGIIDYHNHLPPGDIAGDQNFDNITVIWLYGDHYKWRAMRTLGVPERFITGDASDQEKFQKWAEAVPFTARNPLFHWTHLELKRYFGVNELLNSGSAPGIYDHTSALLATPEFSTRSLLQKMKVEVVCTTDDPIDDLAFHQKVYRDGSPVRMLPAFRPDKALLIEREGFLDYIAKLEAVADRSIGTLEDLLDVLKIRVEYFNRNGCKLSDHGLEHIYAADYTEKEVNEIFQKRKIGVFITREEAIKYQSCVLFELGKMYATQGWVQQFHLGALRNANSRMLRELGPDTGFDSIGDYPQARSLAHFLNRLDNENKLAKTILYNLNPADNEIMASMIGNFNDGSVRGKMQFGSGWWYLDQKDGMERQINALSNIGLLSCFVGMLTDSRSFLSFPRHEYFRRILCNLIGRDVHNGELPNDTPWLGSLVRDICYYNAKQYFEFE, encoded by the coding sequence ATGAAGCCATTTCTTGATGAGGATTTCCTGCTGGAAAACCAGACCGCCAAGGTCTTGTATCACGATTATGCAAAGGAAATGGGGATCATTGATTACCACAACCATCTCCCTCCCGGTGACATCGCCGGTGATCAGAATTTTGACAACATCACCGTCATCTGGCTTTATGGAGACCATTACAAATGGCGGGCAATGCGGACCCTTGGTGTTCCGGAACGATTCATTACCGGAGATGCCAGCGACCAGGAAAAATTTCAAAAATGGGCTGAAGCCGTGCCATTTACCGCACGCAATCCCCTTTTTCACTGGACCCACCTGGAGCTCAAAAGATACTTTGGGGTGAACGAACTATTGAATTCAGGCTCAGCTCCGGGAATTTACGATCACACCTCCGCCTTATTGGCCACGCCGGAATTTTCGACCCGGTCTCTCCTGCAAAAAATGAAGGTGGAAGTGGTCTGTACCACGGACGACCCCATCGATGATCTTGCATTTCATCAAAAGGTATACCGTGATGGGAGCCCAGTCCGGATGCTGCCAGCATTTCGTCCCGATAAAGCGCTGTTGATCGAGCGGGAAGGATTCTTGGATTACATCGCAAAACTGGAGGCGGTGGCAGATCGTTCCATCGGGACGTTGGAAGATCTGCTGGATGTATTGAAAATCCGGGTTGAATATTTTAACCGGAATGGTTGTAAACTTTCGGACCATGGACTGGAACACATCTATGCTGCCGATTATACGGAAAAGGAAGTCAATGAAATTTTTCAAAAGAGAAAGATCGGAGTTTTCATAACCCGGGAGGAGGCCATAAAATACCAGTCCTGTGTGCTGTTCGAACTGGGCAAGATGTATGCCACCCAGGGCTGGGTTCAGCAGTTTCACCTCGGAGCATTGCGCAATGCCAATAGTCGCATGTTGCGCGAATTGGGGCCCGATACGGGCTTCGACAGCATTGGGGACTATCCGCAGGCAAGATCTCTGGCCCATTTTCTGAATCGTCTGGATAATGAAAATAAACTGGCAAAGACCATATTGTACAATTTAAACCCCGCAGACAATGAAATCATGGCCAGCATGATCGGCAATTTCAACGATGGTAGTGTACGGGGCAAAATGCAGTTTGGGTCCGGCTGGTGGTACCTTGACCAGAAAGACGGTATGGAACGCCAAATCAATGCCCTTTCCAATATTGGGTTATTGAGCTGTTTCGTCGGCATGCTGACCGATAGTCGCAGCTTTTTGTCCTTTCCGCGTCATGAATACTTTCGCCGCATCCTGTGTAATTTGATCGGCCGCGATGTCCACAATGGTGAATTGCCAAATGACACCCCATGGTTGGGAAGTCTGGTCCGTGATATTTGTTATTACAATGCGAAGCAATATTTTGAGTTTGAATAA
- a CDS encoding rhamnogalacturonan acetylesterase, translated as MINRLWRILFLFSGMILLGGFAAVDPVLTVYLVGDSTMADKPGTPEENPERGWGQLFKTFFDNRVRVENHAVNGRSSKSFLDEGRWDEIVRNLRPGDYVFIQFGHNDEKEEDPSRYTNPNTGFRYNLIKFVNDTRMKGANPVLLSPIVRRHFNEQGTLTDTHGTYPLVCRQVATELEVPFIDMQWMTEQLVSRLGPEDSKSLYLWVPPGKYPALPDGKQDDTHLNPAGARQFAMLVIESIRALQLPLRMYCAID; from the coding sequence ATGATAAATCGATTGTGGCGGATTCTGTTTCTTTTTTCCGGGATGATACTGCTGGGTGGATTTGCTGCGGTTGATCCGGTATTGACGGTATACCTGGTAGGAGACTCGACGATGGCAGATAAGCCGGGTACGCCGGAAGAGAATCCTGAGCGGGGATGGGGGCAGCTCTTCAAAACCTTTTTCGATAACCGGGTCCGGGTTGAGAACCATGCGGTTAATGGCAGAAGCTCCAAAAGTTTTCTGGACGAAGGCCGCTGGGATGAGATCGTACGGAATTTAAGGCCGGGTGATTATGTATTCATCCAGTTTGGACACAACGATGAGAAGGAAGAGGATCCATCACGATATACCAATCCCAATACCGGATTTCGTTATAATCTGATCAAATTTGTCAACGATACACGGATGAAAGGAGCGAACCCTGTTTTGCTTTCACCCATTGTTCGAAGGCATTTCAACGAGCAGGGTACCCTGACTGACACGCACGGTACTTATCCACTGGTTTGCCGGCAGGTTGCTACGGAGCTGGAGGTACCATTTATTGATATGCAGTGGATGACGGAGCAGTTGGTGTCCAGGTTGGGGCCGGAGGATTCCAAATCGCTGTACCTCTGGGTGCCGCCAGGCAAGTATCCGGCATTACCGGACGGAAAACAAGACGATACACATCTTAATCCGGCCGGAGCGAGACAATTTGCCATGCTGGTCATTGAAAGTATTCGGGCACTTCAGTTACCTTTACGGATGTATTGCGCAATCGATTGA